A single window of Paracoccus albus DNA harbors:
- a CDS encoding carbohydrate ABC transporter permease, translating into MRWLIARRGRTGDGRGWHWTDIATWIWLIGGTIIMFGPAIWLVMSSFKTPAALAEFPPTMLPYAQQTVEIEGAEKPLYTVTLEDGTVKTMAELRRVGIVAQMVDPEAPDAEPARVNIADRTAVRDVDFATENYSEPFMRFDFFLFLRNSVFVTVMATIITLLTNSMAAFALSKYEFRGRNAVMLLIIATLMVPLSVILVPLYSVVSATGLLNSLWGVILPTVATPTGVFLLRQYMLTIPDELLDAARMDHASEWQIYWRIVLPLAAPALAVLAIFSVVWRWNDFLWPLVVLSRMELYTLQIGLNTFAGELNVQWHYILAMTVVAMIPVVVVFVFLQRFITAGIAGTGLK; encoded by the coding sequence ATGCGTTGGCTTATCGCAAGACGGGGTCGCACCGGAGACGGGCGGGGCTGGCACTGGACCGACATCGCGACGTGGATCTGGCTGATCGGCGGCACGATCATAATGTTTGGCCCGGCAATCTGGCTGGTCATGTCCAGCTTCAAGACACCCGCCGCCTTGGCAGAGTTTCCACCGACAATGCTGCCCTATGCCCAGCAAACGGTGGAGATCGAGGGCGCCGAAAAGCCGCTTTACACTGTCACGCTGGAGGATGGCACTGTCAAGACAATGGCGGAACTGCGCCGCGTCGGTATCGTCGCCCAGATGGTAGACCCCGAGGCCCCGGACGCGGAACCTGCCCGCGTTAATATTGCCGATCGCACAGCGGTTCGCGATGTGGATTTCGCGACGGAAAACTACTCTGAACCCTTTATGCGGTTCGATTTTTTCCTGTTCCTGCGCAATTCCGTCTTTGTGACGGTGATGGCGACGATCATCACCTTGCTGACAAACTCAATGGCCGCATTTGCCCTGTCGAAATATGAGTTCCGGGGCCGCAATGCCGTGATGTTGCTGATCATCGCGACGCTGATGGTGCCCCTGTCGGTGATCCTTGTCCCGCTTTATTCCGTGGTGTCCGCAACCGGGCTGCTGAACTCGCTGTGGGGGGTGATCCTGCCCACCGTGGCCACGCCGACGGGGGTGTTCCTGCTGCGGCAATATATGCTGACCATCCCCGATGAGCTGCTGGATGCGGCGCGGATGGATCACGCATCCGAATGGCAGATCTATTGGCGCATCGTTTTGCCGCTGGCAGCACCTGCACTGGCGGTGCTGGCGATCTTCTCGGTCGTGTGGCGGTGGAACGACTTCCTTTGGCCGCTTGTCGTCCTTTCGCGTATGGAGCTTTATACGCTGCAGATCGGCCTGAACACCTTCGCCGGAGAGCTGAATGTTCAATGGCACTATATCCTTGCGATGACAGTCGTGGCGATGATCCCGGTGGTCGTGGTCTTCGTCTTTCTGCAACGCTTCATCACTGCTGGGATCGCCGGAACGGGACTTAAATAA
- a CDS encoding carbohydrate ABC transporter permease, with the protein MGHYLTAPLRWLAQVIGIPLRGWQRMTGQGGMIALFLLPNMAIFTVFVLIPLGMNALYSTTGGVEFFLADRPYVGSEHYQRLLDCENYLQPRSCRDDMFWVAVWNTARFVIFQVGIMTLVAMITAIILNRAIPAKAFWRAVFFFPVLLSPVVVGLIWRWILQRQGLANLGMVELGLEPVNWLTDRFWAFAAAVGVSVWAHMGFYTLILLAGLQAIPRDLYEAAEMDGTPPFRTFYRITLPLLMPNLLVVLVLALIRAVQIFDEAYVLTGGGPGTSTMFMTQYIYESGFANLLRNPGLAAAASILMALVLVVLTLIQLWLSRRAGGNR; encoded by the coding sequence GTGGGACACTACCTGACCGCGCCCCTGCGCTGGCTCGCGCAGGTCATCGGGATTCCGTTGCGCGGCTGGCAACGCATGACCGGGCAGGGCGGCATGATCGCCCTGTTCCTTCTGCCCAATATGGCGATTTTCACGGTTTTCGTGCTGATCCCGCTTGGTATGAACGCGCTTTATTCGACCACCGGAGGGGTAGAGTTCTTTCTGGCTGACCGCCCCTATGTCGGCAGCGAGCACTATCAGCGCCTTCTGGATTGCGAGAATTACCTGCAACCGCGAAGCTGCCGCGACGATATGTTCTGGGTGGCGGTCTGGAATACGGCGCGTTTCGTGATCTTTCAGGTCGGTATCATGACGCTGGTGGCCATGATCACTGCCATAATCCTGAACCGTGCCATTCCAGCCAAGGCGTTCTGGCGGGCGGTCTTCTTTTTCCCGGTCCTTCTCAGCCCGGTCGTGGTCGGGTTGATCTGGCGTTGGATATTGCAGCGTCAGGGGCTCGCGAACCTTGGGATGGTCGAGCTTGGGCTTGAGCCGGTGAATTGGCTGACCGACCGTTTCTGGGCTTTTGCTGCGGCCGTGGGGGTCAGTGTCTGGGCGCATATGGGCTTTTACACGCTGATCCTGCTGGCCGGATTGCAAGCCATACCCCGCGATCTTTATGAGGCTGCAGAGATGGACGGCACGCCGCCTTTCCGCACCTTCTATCGTATCACGCTGCCGCTTCTGATGCCCAACCTGCTGGTTGTGCTGGTGCTGGCGCTGATCCGTGCGGTTCAGATTTTCGACGAAGCATATGTTCTGACCGGCGGTGGCCCCGGCACGTCCACGATGTTTATGACGCAATATATCTATGAAAGCGGCTTTGCGAACCTGCTGCGCAATCCGGGTCTGGCGGCAGCGGCCTCTATCCTGATGGCATTGGTTCTGGTCGTTCTGACGCTGATCCAGCTTTGGCTCAGCCGTCGTGCAGGGGGGAACCGCTGA
- a CDS encoding ABC transporter substrate-binding protein: MTKFLKIMATASSLAIAASAQAGEVRMMWYSDGVEGEVMQDLLNRFMEENPDITVTLDNVAYQVIMEQLPIQLAAGEGPDIARVTNLKEQAEHWLDLTPYVEDPAYWNENFGAQFDWMRPDDSEIIPGFMTQLTLVGGFANKTLFEQAGVEMPGEGATWDDWVAAATEVQESQQLVAAFVIDRSGHRITGPLLSSGAVLKGEDGKPAPLDEAAQAFITKLVDWTESGQHMKDVWVSAAGTTYRSGADEFINANIAMLYSGSWQIANLSTKIGDGFDWVAIGSPCGSAGCSGLPGGAALVANKNTQNPEDVGKVMDFLAREDIVKEFSERTLFLPAHKGVIEAGGLDFQTDDPQAKAALEKFVAATGELIPAANEIPAWRYANAVYGGMVNRISQAMAGEMPVEEIFPRIDADVAEQVNAAGSGQ; the protein is encoded by the coding sequence ATGACAAAGTTTCTGAAGATTATGGCGACGGCCTCGTCGCTGGCCATCGCGGCATCGGCCCAGGCGGGCGAGGTGCGCATGATGTGGTATTCCGACGGCGTGGAAGGCGAGGTCATGCAGGACCTGCTCAACCGCTTTATGGAGGAAAACCCTGACATTACCGTGACGCTCGACAATGTCGCTTATCAGGTAATTATGGAACAGCTTCCGATCCAGCTCGCAGCGGGTGAGGGGCCGGATATTGCGCGGGTCACCAACCTGAAGGAACAGGCCGAGCATTGGCTGGACCTGACGCCATATGTCGAGGACCCTGCCTATTGGAATGAGAATTTCGGTGCTCAGTTCGACTGGATGCGCCCCGATGACAGCGAGATCATCCCCGGCTTCATGACGCAGCTTACGCTTGTCGGCGGCTTCGCCAACAAGACCCTGTTCGAACAGGCAGGCGTCGAAATGCCCGGTGAGGGGGCGACCTGGGATGACTGGGTTGCTGCCGCAACCGAAGTGCAGGAAAGCCAGCAGCTTGTCGCCGCTTTCGTCATCGACCGCTCGGGCCACCGGATCACGGGGCCGCTGCTGTCGTCGGGCGCGGTTCTGAAAGGCGAAGATGGCAAGCCCGCTCCGCTGGATGAAGCCGCGCAGGCCTTTATCACCAAGCTGGTGGACTGGACCGAAAGCGGACAGCACATGAAGGATGTCTGGGTCAGCGCGGCGGGCACGACCTATCGGTCCGGCGCGGATGAGTTCATCAACGCAAATATCGCCATGCTTTATTCCGGTTCATGGCAGATTGCGAACCTGTCGACGAAGATCGGCGACGGGTTCGACTGGGTGGCGATCGGCTCGCCATGCGGATCGGCCGGATGCTCTGGCCTGCCGGGTGGTGCGGCGCTTGTGGCCAACAAGAACACCCAGAACCCCGAGGATGTGGGCAAGGTGATGGACTTTCTTGCGCGTGAGGATATCGTCAAGGAATTCTCGGAACGCACGCTGTTCCTGCCCGCACATAAGGGCGTGATCGAAGCGGGTGGGTTGGATTTCCAGACGGATGACCCTCAGGCCAAGGCCGCGCTGGAGAAATTTGTTGCAGCGACCGGCGAACTGATCCCTGCCGCGAATGAAATCCCGGCATGGCGCTATGCCAACGCTGTCTACGGCGGCATGGTCAATCGTATCAGTCAGGCAATGGCCGGTGAAATGCCGGTGGAAGAAATCTTCCCGCGCATTGATGCCGATGTGGCCGAGCAGGTTAACGCCGCTGGCTCTGGCCAATGA